A region from the Nitrospirota bacterium genome encodes:
- a CDS encoding SDR family NAD(P)-dependent oxidoreductase: MPKRYDKVIKEILNDVVDTLITEVIGLKIVKSTAIETKLQITNEREADFILLVEFEDGSKSILHIEFQATNYSKMEYVVAGPLECLDIDLFKKQIDINVTGVLAITQAMLPLLHDAHSRILNIGSSMGRVATPFVGAYSASKYAVV, encoded by the coding sequence ATGCCTAAACGCTATGACAAGGTTATAAAGGAAATCCTGAATGATGTAGTAGATACCCTAATTACAGAAGTTATAGGGTTAAAAATAGTTAAATCTACGGCCATAGAAACTAAACTTCAGATAACGAATGAGCGTGAGGCTGATTTTATTTTACTGGTGGAGTTTGAGGATGGTTCTAAGTCCATTTTACATATTGAATTTCAGGCAACGAACTACTCTAAAATGGAATATGTAGTTGCCGGCCCACTTGAGTGCCTAGACATTGATCTATTTAAAAAACAAATAGATATTAATGTTACCGGAGTTTTAGCTATAACTCAGGCAATGTTACCATTGCTACATGATGCGCATAGCCGCATATTAAACATAGGATCATCCATGGGAAGGGTAGCAACACCTTTTGTGGGTGCGTATAGTGCCTCTAAATATGCGGTAGTGTAA
- a CDS encoding response regulator produces the protein MRILIAEDDFVSRTLLQDFLSSYGDVDITINGSEAVEAFSLAFDEGQPYDLVCLDIMMPEKDGLEVLKEIRKKEKFMGITVSDEAKVIMITALDSHVTVLDAYYRGGCNDYLAKPVDTKKLKELLVLFGLV, from the coding sequence ATGAGGATACTGATAGCAGAAGATGATTTTGTAAGCCGCACATTACTTCAGGATTTTTTGTCTTCCTACGGGGATGTGGACATTACTATAAATGGATCAGAGGCGGTTGAGGCTTTCTCACTTGCTTTTGATGAGGGTCAACCATATGATCTTGTTTGTCTTGACATTATGATGCCCGAAAAGGATGGTTTGGAGGTATTGAAAGAAATCCGTAAAAAAGAAAAGTTCATGGGGATCACAGTATCTGATGAAGCTAAAGTTATTATGATTACAGCTTTGGATTCTCATGTAACTGTTCTTGATGCTTACTATCGGGGTGGATGCAATGATTATCTTGCGAAACCTGTTGATACCAAAAAACTGAAAGAGTTACTTGTATTATTTGGGTTAGTGTAA
- a CDS encoding branched-chain amino acid transaminase: MISKTDKIWMDGKFVNWDDANVHILTHTLHYGLGVFEGIRCYKTDSGPAIFRLKEHVQRLYDSSHICQIEIPYSPEVIEQAIIDVVKVNKLDECYIRPLVYIGYGLMGLYPKGNPINVAIAAWPWGKYLGEDGLTKGISVKISSYLRSHVNSNLTRAKVSGYYVNSQIAKKEAISMGYEEALLLDTEGYVSEGSGENIFVIRNGLIKTTPLTSILEGITRDTIMTMARDENIEIVETRFTRDELYIANEAFFTGTAAEITPIREVDNRKIGSGSPGAVTSKLQSIYFDTVKGKLSKYGHWLTYV; the protein is encoded by the coding sequence ATGATTAGCAAAACAGATAAAATATGGATGGATGGCAAGTTCGTTAACTGGGACGATGCTAATGTGCACATACTGACCCATACCCTGCACTACGGCCTTGGGGTCTTTGAGGGAATCAGGTGTTATAAAACAGACAGTGGGCCAGCCATATTCAGATTAAAGGAGCATGTTCAGCGTCTGTATGATTCCTCGCATATTTGTCAGATAGAGATTCCATATAGTCCGGAGGTGATTGAACAGGCAATAATTGATGTAGTGAAAGTAAACAAACTGGATGAGTGCTACATCCGGCCATTGGTTTATATCGGCTATGGCTTAATGGGGCTGTATCCCAAAGGTAATCCGATAAATGTTGCGATAGCTGCCTGGCCGTGGGGAAAGTATCTTGGTGAGGATGGTTTAACAAAAGGAATTTCTGTAAAAATATCCTCATACTTAAGAAGCCATGTTAACTCCAACTTGACGAGAGCCAAGGTTAGTGGTTATTATGTAAACAGTCAGATTGCCAAAAAAGAGGCAATTTCAATGGGTTACGAGGAAGCGTTGCTTTTAGATACCGAGGGATATGTATCAGAGGGATCGGGAGAGAACATTTTTGTGATAAGAAACGGCTTAATTAAAACAACCCCGCTTACCTCCATTTTAGAGGGAATTACCAGGGATACAATTATGACAATGGCGCGGGATGAAAACATAGAAATCGTAGAGACCAGATTTACCAGAGATGAGTTGTACATAGCAAATGAAGCGTTTTTTACAGGCACTGCTGCTGAGATAACGCCTATCCGTGAGGTGGATAACCGTAAAATTGGTTCAGGTAGTCCTGGTGCTGTTACAAGCAAGCTACAATCTATTTATTTTGACACAGTAAAAGGAAAATTGAGCAAATACGGGCACTGGCTAACCTACGTTTAG
- a CDS encoding (Fe-S)-binding protein: protein MANDKTTDDSAQGDSNDANTRVQELIKYVKIKAKPVELTGEIKIPKIKPNSFIDVKPQLLTALEPLERLGYPVGGLVPNWKEVFLKKMDEILKKYRSVKLFLNICVRCGACTDKCHYFIGTADPNNMPVARAELMRKVYRRYFTWQGKLLGSKYVNGSDLSEELLAMWYTYFYQCSECRRCSVFCPYGIDTAEITMAAREILNSVGLVQKYVHEIIDKAQNIGNNLGMQKNAIINALEFVQDELQETTEIPDIRVPIDEEGADVLFVTPSADFFASPHIESLYGYAKVFHQAGISWTMSTHASEGGNFGLFIHNYGHMKKINKRIWEAARQLKVKRVIGGECGHMWRVLSSYSNTMFGPFDWLDSRFPRPQHICEFTLDLLKRGALKIDKTANDEFVVTMHDSCQVARGLEMGGTKYGQFEIPRGVIRGVCNRYEDMPDNTIKERTFCCGAGQGLLGDDMIATRVKGAIPRMQAYSYAKREKGVNFLALICAICKAQLSKMFPTYGIPMEEVGGIHQLVGRAIVLGAKEGI from the coding sequence ATGGCTAATGATAAAACTACCGACGATAGTGCTCAGGGAGATTCAAATGACGCCAATACACGTGTTCAGGAGCTGATTAAATATGTCAAGATAAAGGCAAAGCCTGTAGAGTTAACAGGTGAAATAAAAATCCCTAAGATAAAGCCAAATTCTTTTATAGACGTTAAACCCCAGCTTTTAACAGCGCTTGAACCGCTTGAGCGGTTGGGATATCCGGTTGGCGGCCTAGTACCAAACTGGAAAGAAGTGTTTCTTAAAAAGATGGACGAGATTTTGAAAAAGTACCGCTCAGTTAAGCTCTTTTTGAATATATGCGTGCGCTGCGGGGCCTGTACGGACAAATGCCACTACTTCATAGGAACGGCAGACCCCAACAACATGCCTGTGGCACGTGCTGAGCTTATGAGAAAGGTGTATCGCAGATATTTTACATGGCAAGGAAAGCTGTTAGGGAGCAAGTATGTAAATGGCTCTGATTTAAGTGAAGAGCTCCTTGCGATGTGGTACACGTATTTTTATCAGTGTTCTGAGTGCAGGCGCTGTTCTGTGTTTTGTCCTTATGGCATTGACACTGCTGAAATCACTATGGCGGCAAGAGAGATACTAAATAGTGTTGGGCTTGTTCAAAAGTATGTCCATGAGATTATTGACAAGGCCCAAAACATTGGAAACAACCTTGGTATGCAGAAAAATGCAATTATAAATGCACTTGAGTTTGTGCAGGATGAGTTGCAGGAGACAACGGAAATTCCAGACATAAGGGTTCCTATAGATGAGGAGGGGGCAGACGTATTGTTTGTTACTCCAAGTGCTGATTTCTTTGCATCTCCTCACATTGAGTCGCTCTATGGTTATGCCAAAGTGTTTCATCAGGCAGGTATAAGCTGGACTATGAGCACACACGCCTCTGAGGGAGGCAACTTTGGCCTGTTTATACATAACTACGGGCATATGAAAAAGATTAATAAACGTATATGGGAGGCTGCCCGCCAGTTGAAAGTAAAGCGTGTAATTGGCGGTGAGTGTGGCCACATGTGGAGAGTGCTCTCCTCCTACAGCAACACCATGTTTGGCCCGTTTGACTGGCTTGATTCCAGATTCCCCCGTCCTCAGCACATATGTGAGTTTACCCTTGATTTGCTTAAACGTGGGGCTTTGAAAATAGACAAGACGGCAAATGATGAATTTGTTGTAACAATGCACGACTCATGTCAGGTTGCCAGAGGGCTTGAGATGGGGGGAACAAAGTACGGGCAATTTGAAATCCCAAGAGGGGTTATACGCGGTGTGTGTAACCGCTATGAAGATATGCCGGACAATACTATTAAGGAAAGGACGTTCTGTTGCGGCGCTGGCCAGGGGCTTTTAGGCGATGATATGATAGCAACCAGAGTAAAAGGCGCAATTCCTCGTATGCAAGCGTATTCGTATGCTAAGCGCGAAAAGGGAGTAAACTTTTTAGCCCTTATATGTGCAATATGTAAGGCACAATTGAGTAAAATGTTTCCCACCTACGGGATTCCCATGGAGGAGGTAGGTGGAATCCACCAACTTGTGGGACGGGCCATAGTGCTTGGAGCGAAGGAGGGCATATAG
- a CDS encoding respiratory nitrate reductase subunit gamma → MTGITFIVNMYMNAIVYVGCAVFALGFIYKVYCEYYKTPQPLKIPQTPQSTNLSGVIMRMAGDVLFFRSLSKGTTFLFITGWIFHFTFLLMIVRHLRYFIHPVPELITALGGAAMLLAGVLLVSLILLVIRRVLDERTAYVTSFADYLVLLVIIGIVFTGMLMRSEVYRPDIIAVNRFVLELFDIRAPLHMLGMHPAVAPGNVVFMCHLSLVCFLLMYFPFSKLMHSAGYFFSPTRNMVNNPRDVRHVNPWDNS, encoded by the coding sequence ATGACGGGCATAACTTTTATAGTGAATATGTACATGAATGCAATCGTGTATGTTGGCTGTGCCGTATTCGCCTTAGGGTTCATTTATAAGGTCTACTGTGAATACTATAAGACGCCGCAACCTCTGAAAATACCTCAAACACCGCAGTCAACCAACCTTTCAGGCGTGATTATGAGGATGGCAGGGGACGTGTTATTCTTTAGAAGTCTGTCTAAGGGAACAACGTTTCTGTTTATAACCGGATGGATTTTCCATTTCACTTTTTTACTGATGATTGTTCGGCATTTAAGGTATTTTATACATCCGGTACCGGAGCTGATAACGGCACTTGGAGGCGCTGCCATGTTACTTGCTGGTGTGCTCTTAGTGTCACTAATACTGCTTGTTATCAGGAGGGTTTTGGATGAGAGGACGGCTTATGTAACTTCTTTTGCCGATTACTTAGTGCTCCTTGTGATAATAGGTATTGTGTTTACCGGAATGCTTATGCGCTCCGAGGTGTATAGGCCTGACATTATTGCTGTTAACAGATTTGTTCTGGAGCTTTTTGATATAAGGGCTCCTCTTCACATGCTGGGTATGCATCCTGCTGTGGCGCCAGGTAATGTAGTTTTTATGTGTCACCTGAGCCTCGTTTGCTTTTTACTCATGTACTTTCCGTTTAGTAAGTTGATGCACTCTGCAGGGTATTTCTTCAGCCCGACAAGGAACATGGTAAACAACCCAAGAGACGTCAGACACGTCAATCCCTGGGATAATTCTTAA
- a CDS encoding TusE/DsrC/DsvC family sulfur relay protein, which produces MRSISCEGKSIELDEDGYLTNLNDWSEALAKMLASEDSLELTEAHWEVINFLRSYYQQYQIAPMIKILVKEIKKTMGADKGNTKYLYQLFPDGPAKQACRYAGLPKPTGCV; this is translated from the coding sequence ATGCGTTCAATTAGTTGTGAGGGTAAGAGCATAGAGCTTGACGAGGACGGGTATCTGACAAATCTAAATGATTGGTCTGAGGCTTTAGCAAAGATGTTGGCTAGCGAGGACAGTCTTGAATTGACAGAAGCACACTGGGAGGTAATCAATTTTCTAAGGTCGTACTATCAGCAGTATCAGATAGCTCCTATGATAAAGATATTGGTCAAGGAGATCAAAAAGACGATGGGGGCTGACAAGGGCAACACCAAGTACCTTTATCAGTTGTTCCCGGATGGTCCGGCTAAGCAGGCGTGCCGTTATGCCGGTCTTCCTAAGCCTACCGGCTGCGTATAA
- a CDS encoding HNH endonuclease, with amino-acid sequence MLSHEDFARREKEKARRLRKTRWWLRKLTDGVCYYCGLKFPASELTMDHLIPLSKGGMSARENIVPACKNCNTKKNSQLTVDWTEYMERLKGMESLV; translated from the coding sequence ATGCTTTCTCATGAGGATTTTGCAAGGCGTGAGAAAGAGAAAGCCAGGAGGTTAAGAAAAACACGGTGGTGGCTCCGGAAACTGACTGATGGAGTCTGCTACTACTGTGGTCTTAAATTTCCGGCAAGTGAGCTCACCATGGATCACCTGATACCACTGTCAAAAGGTGGAATGTCAGCACGTGAAAACATTGTGCCTGCCTGTAAAAATTGCAATACTAAGAAGAATTCTCAGTTAACGGTTGACTGGACAGAGTATATGGAAAGACTGAAAGGTATGGAGTCATTGGTATAA
- a CDS encoding DUF507 family protein, translating into MMLSDDKVSHLSHIIVTGLKSKKLVKLIAEEPAIRKAVKNVITTHLSVWQDVDEVVRKKVKSLKKGLTEGTQEWDIMYRKFFEEESARRGGIVS; encoded by the coding sequence ATGATGCTCTCCGATGATAAAGTTTCTCACCTGTCGCACATAATTGTAACAGGACTAAAAAGTAAAAAACTGGTAAAACTAATTGCAGAAGAACCGGCAATCAGAAAGGCGGTCAAAAACGTAATAACAACACACCTGAGTGTGTGGCAGGATGTTGACGAGGTGGTAAGGAAAAAAGTTAAGTCACTAAAAAAAGGGCTTACTGAGGGCACACAAGAATGGGACATCATGTATAGAAAGTTTTTTGAAGAGGAAAGTGCCAGGCGAGGGGGTATTGTATCGTGA
- a CDS encoding DUF507 family protein yields the protein MRVQKAWVGSVAADIVSRLVADGLVVANVAKEELVREVRDVMMDELMAEDRINEEVRELLKSYEPEIEKGRMDYKKLFDMTKHRLIRERNIII from the coding sequence GTGAGAGTACAAAAAGCATGGGTAGGAAGTGTGGCAGCGGATATAGTCAGCAGGTTAGTTGCTGATGGGCTGGTAGTTGCTAATGTCGCTAAAGAGGAGCTGGTGCGCGAGGTTAGGGATGTTATGATGGATGAGCTCATGGCAGAAGACAGAATTAACGAGGAGGTCAGAGAGCTGTTAAAGTCCTATGAGCCAGAGATTGAAAAGGGCCGTATGGACTATAAAAAACTCTTCGATATGACTAAGCATAGGTTAATAAGGGAAAGAAACATCATAATATGA
- a CDS encoding 30S ribosomal protein S18, producing MIQKSRSADQAKFKRFARKKFCRFCAEKTPFIDYKDMRTLRSYVTERGKILPSRMTGTCAGHQRELTTAVKRARNIAMLSFMEK from the coding sequence ATGATTCAAAAGAGCAGAAGCGCAGACCAGGCAAAGTTTAAGAGGTTTGCGAGAAAGAAGTTTTGTAGGTTCTGTGCGGAAAAGACACCGTTTATAGATTACAAAGATATGCGGACACTCAGGTCGTATGTGACAGAGCGGGGCAAGATCCTTCCCAGCAGAATGACTGGCACGTGTGCCGGGCATCAGAGAGAGCTCACGACTGCTGTAAAGCGTGCCAGAAATATAGCCATGCTTTCTTTTATGGAAAAATAG
- the ssb gene encoding single-stranded DNA-binding protein translates to MFNKIILAGRLTKDPELRYTGQGLAVASFGLAVNSKTKQGDESKDETLFIDITVFGRQAETCGQYLSKGSPVIVDGRLRERRWESEGQKRSKFEVVSQDVRFLPKRSGEPSRGGQDGFTAPDEMTDLEPF, encoded by the coding sequence ATGTTTAATAAAATAATATTAGCAGGACGCCTTACCAAGGATCCAGAGTTACGGTACACAGGCCAGGGGTTGGCTGTGGCAAGTTTTGGCCTTGCGGTAAATTCAAAAACAAAGCAGGGTGATGAGTCTAAAGACGAGACATTATTTATTGATATAACAGTGTTTGGAAGGCAGGCGGAGACCTGTGGCCAGTACCTAAGCAAAGGCAGTCCAGTGATAGTGGATGGCCGGCTTAGGGAGCGGCGATGGGAGTCTGAGGGTCAAAAAAGGAGTAAGTTTGAGGTGGTATCCCAGGATGTAAGGTTTTTACCAAAAAGAAGTGGAGAGCCCTCAAGAGGAGGTCAGGATGGTTTTACAGCGCCTGATGAAATGACAGACCTTGAACCATTTTAA
- the rpsF gene encoding 30S ribosomal protein S6, with translation MNYYENIAILDAALDDAAIEAAEKKILDVIEKSNGEVLKKERWGRKKLAYAINKRDKGFYIFIAFKSPPAAVKALESFYKVYDAVFKFMVIKLEKKEIQALEETLKSKQPKEEAPAETEPKTQ, from the coding sequence ATGAATTACTATGAAAATATTGCAATACTGGATGCGGCGCTCGATGATGCAGCGATAGAGGCGGCAGAGAAAAAAATTTTAGATGTCATTGAGAAATCAAATGGAGAGGTGCTGAAAAAGGAGCGCTGGGGCAGAAAGAAGCTTGCATATGCGATAAACAAAAGGGACAAGGGGTTTTACATCTTTATTGCGTTTAAATCTCCGCCTGCTGCAGTCAAGGCTCTTGAAAGTTTCTATAAGGTCTATGATGCTGTGTTTAAGTTTATGGTGATCAAGCTGGAAAAGAAAGAAATTCAAGCCCTTGAGGAAACGTTAAAAAGTAAGCAGCCTAAAGAAGAGGCTCCAGCAGAGACTGAGCCAAAAACACAATAA
- a CDS encoding sigma-54-dependent Fis family transcriptional regulator: MSVRGDILFVGKDDGVLRAVENVAGMSGCGFYQVSDAVELALLLTGDLRLALIDFSCLNGSGVETLLKVKTAAPAAQMIVLYEDKEHSDALSALAMGAFLCMKKPLYPEELQAAVERAWEGAALREEIERLKVASLPEGSEVIGSTSRFLKALKDAERLSDSENPALILGETGAGKRNLARLIHLSGKRKAGPFLVVNTNSMSEELQGQEIFGWKKGIYDGHNYYGYGSLALSTNGTVYISEITALTQSLQERLLNFIKTKRYSLFGANEELTSDARVITSTKQNLTELVRRGLFLKELRDVFAAAEVRIPPLRERKGDILPLAEYFLTKYVRRYSLREKKFSDTAIDYFMKHYWPDNVKELKETIKRAAILTKDVEIQYKDLMYYDTSRYSISEFLEKKIVNYLHDVTEISSGNLYSAIVDEVEKALISIALKETSGNQLKASRILGINRNTLRTKAKHFQMTT; the protein is encoded by the coding sequence ATGAGCGTTAGAGGGGATATATTATTTGTCGGCAAAGATGACGGAGTACTGAGAGCTGTTGAAAATGTGGCGGGTATGAGTGGTTGTGGGTTTTATCAGGTTTCGGACGCTGTTGAGCTTGCTTTACTGTTGACAGGGGACTTGCGGTTAGCACTTATAGACTTTTCCTGCTTAAACGGTTCGGGCGTTGAAACTTTACTCAAGGTAAAGACAGCGGCCCCTGCAGCACAGATGATAGTGCTCTATGAGGATAAAGAGCACAGTGATGCACTGAGTGCTTTGGCTATGGGCGCTTTTCTTTGTATGAAAAAACCTCTTTACCCTGAGGAGTTACAGGCAGCTGTAGAGAGGGCTTGGGAGGGGGCGGCACTAAGGGAGGAGATAGAGAGACTTAAGGTTGCCTCTTTGCCTGAAGGTAGTGAGGTTATAGGCAGCACCAGCAGGTTTCTTAAAGCGTTGAAAGACGCAGAACGCCTTTCAGACAGCGAAAATCCCGCTTTGATTCTTGGCGAGACCGGTGCTGGCAAACGAAATCTTGCACGGTTAATACACTTATCCGGTAAAAGAAAAGCCGGGCCGTTTTTGGTGGTAAACACCAATTCCATGTCTGAAGAGCTGCAGGGGCAGGAGATATTCGGTTGGAAAAAGGGGATATATGATGGCCACAATTACTATGGGTACGGGTCCCTGGCTCTGTCAACAAACGGCACAGTGTATATATCTGAAATAACCGCTCTGACGCAATCACTTCAGGAGAGACTTCTTAATTTCATAAAAACAAAAAGATACAGTCTCTTTGGTGCAAATGAAGAGCTTACCTCCGATGCCAGAGTGATAACATCAACAAAACAAAATCTGACGGAGCTTGTCAGGAGAGGGCTTTTTTTAAAAGAACTTAGGGATGTGTTTGCTGCTGCTGAAGTCAGAATTCCACCACTGAGGGAAAGAAAAGGCGATATTCTCCCTTTAGCGGAGTATTTTTTAACAAAGTACGTGAGGCGTTACTCCCTCAGGGAAAAAAAATTTAGCGATACTGCTATAGATTATTTTATGAAACACTACTGGCCGGACAATGTCAAAGAGTTAAAGGAAACAATAAAGCGGGCGGCAATTTTGACCAAAGACGTTGAGATTCAGTACAAAGACCTGATGTATTACGACACTTCACGGTATTCTATCTCGGAATTTCTAGAGAAAAAAATTGTTAATTATCTACATGATGTAACAGAGATAAGTTCCGGTAATCTCTACAGCGCTATAGTGGATGAGGTGGAAAAGGCGCTTATAAGCATAGCTCTCAAAGAAACGTCCGGTAATCAGTTGAAAGCTTCAAGAATACTCGGTATAAACAGAAACACTCTGCGAACAAAGGCAAAACACTTTCAGATGACAACATGA
- a CDS encoding response regulator: protein MTDILERLKALTVLYVEDEDITRESLGKFIRRRVKTLYVAENGKAGLEIFLKENPDVVITDIEMPLMNGHEMIEKIREHSSNVPIIVTTAYNDEQHTSDAVNAVFIKPIIQDDLMRAISSCF, encoded by the coding sequence ATGACGGATATTTTAGAGAGGTTGAAAGCGCTGACGGTGCTTTATGTAGAGGATGAGGATATAACAAGAGAATCTCTTGGTAAGTTTATAAGAAGGAGGGTAAAAACACTTTACGTAGCAGAAAACGGCAAAGCAGGACTTGAGATATTTTTAAAAGAAAATCCTGATGTTGTCATAACGGATATAGAGATGCCACTTATGAACGGACATGAAATGATTGAGAAAATAAGAGAGCACTCCTCAAATGTTCCAATCATAGTTACAACGGCATACAATGACGAACAACATACATCAGATGCTGTTAACGCAGTGTTCATAAAACCGATTATTCAGGATGACCTTATGAGGGCAATTTCGTCATGTTTCTAA
- the panB gene encoding 3-methyl-2-oxobutanoate hydroxymethyltransferase: protein MARITINDFLDRKVKGQKLALMTAYDYAFGRIVDEVGFEGILVGDSLSMVVQGLENTLPVTMDEMIYHTRIVSRAVTNALVIGDMPYLSYQVSVGDAVRNAGRFIKEGGAQAVKTEGGREILPQIKAMIAAEIPVMAHIGLTPQAVYRIGGFKVQGKTDEARVRLLEDALMLEDAGAFSIVIEAVPTGLAKEITEKLSIPTIGIGAGAHCDGQILVLHDVIGLFERFMPKFAKRYANLKEEALKALCTYRDEVRGGVFPSEKESFK from the coding sequence GTGGCAAGAATAACTATAAATGATTTTCTTGACAGAAAGGTAAAGGGACAGAAGCTAGCACTGATGACAGCCTATGACTATGCGTTTGGGCGCATTGTGGATGAGGTTGGATTTGAGGGGATTTTGGTTGGTGATTCTCTGTCTATGGTTGTGCAGGGTCTTGAAAACACACTGCCTGTGACTATGGATGAGATGATCTATCACACGCGGATTGTCTCCCGTGCTGTTACAAACGCTCTTGTCATAGGGGATATGCCATATTTGTCATATCAGGTGTCGGTAGGGGATGCTGTCAGAAACGCGGGAAGATTCATAAAAGAGGGTGGCGCTCAGGCAGTTAAAACCGAAGGCGGACGTGAGATCCTTCCTCAGATAAAAGCAATGATAGCCGCTGAAATTCCTGTAATGGCTCACATAGGGCTGACACCGCAGGCAGTTTACAGAATTGGCGGGTTTAAAGTTCAGGGGAAAACAGATGAGGCAAGGGTACGGCTCCTTGAGGATGCGCTTATGCTTGAGGATGCCGGTGCCTTTAGTATTGTCATAGAGGCTGTTCCCACAGGACTTGCTAAGGAAATAACTGAAAAGCTGTCAATTCCAACGATAGGAATTGGTGCCGGAGCCCATTGCGACGGGCAGATTCTGGTTCTGCACGATGTGATAGGTCTGTTTGAGCGTTTTATGCCCAAATTTGCCAAACGGTATGCAAACCTGAAAGAAGAGGCGCTTAAAGCACTCTGCACGTATCGGGATGAGGTTAGAGGCGGTGTTTTTCCATCAGAGAAGGAAAGTTTTAAGTGA